GTCAGCCGTGAGCAGCCACAGGCCGACTCTGTGGTGGTGGCCAAGGTTCGTCGCCAGGCACAGCCGCCCGTCCATCTCCATGAGCGTGGACCTTGCGTGCCGGGGCCAACCGTGGTCGCGCTTGCCCGGCAGGTTAATGGTTGTGACAGTCTCATTGTCGCCGTCGAAAGCTAGGATCACCGGCTTGTCGACGTCGAGGACGAACACCGTGCCGGCCATCCATGTAGAGCGACTCCTGGCTGTGGATTTTTGTCTCCAGTCCCGTCGATGATACGGCCCTCAGCCGTGGTTGCCCGCCGAAGCGGCCGGGTACCACATTCGGGCACGGAATGCCGCCGGCCGGCGTACGATGTTTCACGAAACAAGCGAGCCAATCAAACCTATTAGTTTACAAGCAAAGCAAACCCTCCAGCAGTGTAGTGCCAAATTGTTACTGGAGCTGCAGCTGGGCGCATCTGAAGAGCTCCAGGCAGTGCTCCTGGTCCAGGTTCCTGCTCCAGAACTTGCTGTAGTACTCGTCGTAGGTGTAGCTCCGGTACACGGGCGCGTCCCCGTCGCGGACGAGCCCCGCCGCCGGGCTGATCACCGCGCTGTTGCACGGGCACAGGAAAGATGCCACCGACATGCGCTCTTGCGCCGCGTTCACCACCGCGCGGTGCCACACGCTCTTGTACGCGCCGTTGCTCAGAGCCTGCGGCATCCACAGCATCGAGAATTCGAGATCAGAACGCATCGCATCGATTCGAAAAACTGATGCGTCACCAGGTGGGTTTTGTGTTTGTTTACCTGCAGCTGGTCGCCTAGGTTGATGACGAAAGCGTTTGGCCGGGGGTTGACGGCGATCCACCGGCTGCCGTCCTTGAGGACCTGGAGGCCGGCGACGTTGGGGTCCTGGAGGAGGACGGTGAGGGCGTTGGGGTCCGTGTGCTTGGGTAGGCCGTAGGTGAGCTCCGGCTCCGGGCACTGCGGGTAGTAGTTCACGGCCATGTGCTGCTCCTGCTCGCCGAGGGCCTTCTCGATGTAGTCCTCCTCGAGGCCGAGGCTGAGGGAGATCATGCCGAGAAGCCGGAGCCCGAGCCGCCTGACCTCGCGGCAGTACTCGCTGACAATCTCCCTGTCGAGAAATTCGATCGAtagacaaaaaaaaaataaagtaCGGCGTTGCCAGCATCATGTTTTGGGTGATTTTCTATACATGAAGCCTACATTTTAGCAAAGGAACAAAGGAGAAGGTATAGATGCATCGCTCTACAAGGGAATGAATGGACACAAAGTATGAAAGCATCCTCTCCCCTGGAAGTGTGGAGAGCTTCTCTGCAGGAGTGGTGAATTGGATAGGTTCTTGTGGTCACAGTCACAGGGGTGGTTGCGCACTACCTTTTGCAAAGTGACTAGGCGATCGACCTCTGCCTATGCACACGTCCAAATCGCTCGCTGTGTAGTGCGCGAGCATTTCGTGTTCAAGAGCGTACTTTGCAGTGGTGTCTAGAACCAGTAAAGCGGCCGCACTATACCAGCAACTAGCCGGCCGTGCGCTAGATGATGACATCCAAAGTGCAGAGCACGCAGGCCGGCAGACAGGGAGCGAGCATATATCCACGAGGAACACGGTGAGAGTAGTCTGCTGAAAGAAACGATGGCCCAATAATGATCGACTTAAAAATCGGCGTCCACTAATTAATCACCTCAACTTTTGTTTTAATGCTGTGATGAATGTGTGATCCCTGACAAAGCTACGCAATCCTGGTTATAGATGTCCAAACAGTGCGGGCCGCCTGTTTGGCCCGAGGCCCGGCACGGTTTTAGCCCGGTATGACCCCGGCACGGCCCGGCCTGCACCGTGCCCGGGCCGGCCCGACGCAACCGGCGTGCCGTGCCTGGACGCGAAGGCCGGCACGCCGGGCTAGCACGAGCCCGGCATGGTGCCAACAGCAGGCACGGCCTCGGCCCGGTAAAAATTGAGGCCCAGCCCAACTATCCGCCAGGGTATAAGTACCCGTCCGTCCGCCGCTCTCACGCCCTAACCCTAGCGCTCCTTTCTCCCCTTTCCCgaccgcagccgcagccgctcgCCCTCTGCGGCTCTGCCCCTCTCCCAGGCGCCACGGAGGCGACGGCGAATCGGCACCGCACAACTCCTCGTGGATCTCCTTCCGACCTTCCCAATCCCACCTCTCCTCTTCTCATCCTCTCCCTGGCGTTCCTCCTCTcgcctaaccctaaccctaatcctCCATCTGTCCGTCGTTCTGGTCAAGATCTCTCCATTGTCCCCTCGTCAGCGACTCTGGTGCTCCGGCGGTTGCGCAGGTAACATGCTCTTCGTCTCTGAGCTTCTATGTTCGTCATGGCTtgtaaccctaaccctaatcctCTATCTGTctctcgtaggtgctgctcgaTGCTTGCATCCAGGGTGTGCCGCGTGCGCTGTTGAGGAACCGGAGGcgcagaggaggtggcggccatGGAACTAGATCGGGCcgccgaggatgaggagttgatGCTTCAAGACCAGAACGACGCAGAGGATGCTAGGCGCTTCATCCTCGGTAGCGGCGCGCATGCTGCTATCGATGTGGACGCCGATGCGGGAACAGGGACGGGAACGGGATCCTCGAGCCCCACTGACGCAAGCACGGCTTCGGCGGCTGGGGGAGGAGGATCTAAGAAAAGGTCCAAAGTGTGGGATGACTTCACAGAGGTCACCACCATTGAGAAAGGGAAAAAGGTAAGAATCGCTGCCATCTGCAATCACCGCAAGCAAACCCTGTCTGCTAAATCCTCTTCTGGCACTGGACATTTGCTCCGCCATAATTGCCCTGCTAAGAAAGAAAAGGAACGTACCGGTAGAATTCAATCTGTTCTTAAATATAATCCTGATGGTTCTCTTGTGCGTTGGGAGTACTCTGATGCAGTAGCACGTACTGAATTATGCCGTTTGATTGCTAGAATTGATCTACCTCTTTGTTTTGCTAAATCTGATGCATTTCAAGAATATATTGTGAATGCTCATAATCCTAGATTTGTTAAGACATCTAGGcaaactactgctagagatttgatcaaactttttaaTGAACGTATGGAGAAACTTACCGAAATCTTAAAAAATTCAGTTTCATCTGTTGCTATTACTTCTGATATATGGTGTGGTAAGGCTAAAGAGGACTACATTAGTGTGGTTGCTCATTTTGTCAATTCCGATTGGGGGTTAGAAAAGAGGTTGGTTTAAGGCCAATTGAAGTGGCACATACTGGCAGGAACATTGCTGATAGAGTTGCTATGGTGGTAGATGATTATGGCATTGCTGATAAAATATTTTCTATTGTTCTTGACAATGCCTCAGCTAATAAAACTGCAGTATCTGTTCTAAAACCTGTGTTTTCTAAGTACATTGGCCATTTAATTCCTCCTGAGGATAAAGAAGATGACTTATCTGCTATTTTCTTACATCAGCGCTGTAATTGCCACATTGTTAATCTTATTGTTAAATCTGGTTTGAAACGACTGAAGCATTATCTTGATGATTTTAGAACTGCAATTACATTCTTAAATGCTTCGAACCAGCGTATTGCTGCATTTAGAAGCTTTTGTTTGAGTTTAGGAGTGCCCCCTCGCAAGTTTGGTGTGGATATGGATGTTAGGTGGAATTCTACTTACTTAATGCTTAAGCATCTTGT
The sequence above is drawn from the Panicum hallii strain FIL2 chromosome 7, PHallii_v3.1, whole genome shotgun sequence genome and encodes:
- the LOC112900832 gene encoding flavanone 3-dioxygenase 2-like, which codes for QRRTLFFFCLSIEFLDREIVSEYCREVRRLGLRLLGMISLSLGLEEDYIEKALGEQEQHMAVNYYPQCPEPELTYGLPKHTDPNALTVLLQDPNVAGLQVLKDGSRWIAVNPRPNAFVINLGDQLQALSNGAYKSVWHRAVVNAAQERMSVASFLCPCNSAVISPAAGLVRDGDAPVYRSYTYDEYYSKFWSRNLDQEHCLELFRCAQLQLQ